The Chryseobacterium scophthalmum genome has a window encoding:
- a CDS encoding ComEC/Rec2 family competence protein translates to MILNKQPLLIVVLCFILGIFFQDKLILEQNSIILILLFSVIIFGLFFLKSHILFKIRNFLLMIFFFGWGIIFHFYNNSTTQKVNVKTNETIIFKVSKKLNSNEKYKKYEILAEVENESFQAIANVEKTRKELDFNHYYKAKAYLVQPKSPQHDFQFDYSKYLKRKNISYQCYINGEISSAARSDLSFIEKIKQKRLETLQKINNSEMSFRSREFLKGIILADRTEIDAETVQDFNRSGLVHFLAISGTHIVVIFGMFYFLMMRFSSVRLKKYAIIFSLLFIWIFAFFIGFGNSVVRSCIMISVYFIYVLLQRKPDLLHSMALSAFIILMIDTQQIFDVGFQLSFLAVLGIYWLNQPILKYLPRQDNFFKKLIYNTISISVAAQLATLPLVLYYFHQFSLVSILANFIIVPFSELIIIFSFLMTALLGFNLDFEIINGCYDYIIKILLKVIHWFAEFDAVFFENIPLNLAEVFLVFGIIYFLKFMLDKLSFRNISNVILAITLFFIVRISFNLFENQKDEFFVHHYKKENVISVKKGNKVVFLVNSSDDKDKIQQYIINPYVSSRRIKKIEIKKIPASAKMVKFEGKIHELK, encoded by the coding sequence ATGATTTTGAACAAGCAACCTCTTTTGATTGTTGTACTCTGTTTTATTCTTGGGATTTTCTTCCAGGATAAGTTGATTCTTGAGCAAAATTCCATCATTCTAATTTTACTTTTTTCTGTCATTATTTTCGGATTGTTTTTTCTGAAAAGTCATATTCTATTTAAAATCAGGAATTTCCTTTTGATGATTTTCTTTTTCGGATGGGGAATTATTTTTCATTTTTATAATAACTCTACGACTCAAAAGGTTAATGTAAAAACTAATGAAACCATCATTTTTAAAGTTTCAAAAAAATTAAATTCAAACGAAAAATATAAGAAGTATGAGATTTTAGCTGAGGTTGAAAATGAATCTTTTCAAGCAATTGCCAATGTTGAAAAAACTCGGAAAGAATTAGATTTTAATCATTATTATAAAGCGAAAGCCTATCTCGTTCAGCCCAAATCACCGCAACACGATTTTCAGTTTGACTATTCAAAATATTTAAAGCGAAAAAATATTTCATATCAATGTTATATTAACGGAGAAATTTCTTCTGCTGCAAGAAGTGATTTGAGTTTTATAGAAAAGATAAAACAGAAACGTCTGGAAACTTTACAGAAAATTAATAATTCTGAAATGTCTTTCCGCAGTCGTGAATTTTTAAAAGGAATTATTCTTGCAGACCGCACAGAAATTGATGCTGAAACTGTTCAGGATTTTAACCGTTCCGGATTGGTGCATTTTTTGGCTATTTCAGGAACGCATATCGTCGTAATTTTCGGGATGTTTTATTTTCTTATGATGAGGTTTTCATCTGTTCGTCTGAAAAAATATGCTATCATTTTCAGTTTACTATTCATCTGGATTTTTGCATTTTTCATCGGATTTGGAAATTCTGTGGTGCGGTCTTGCATCATGATTTCTGTGTATTTTATTTACGTATTGCTTCAAAGAAAACCCGATCTGCTCCATTCAATGGCACTTTCTGCATTTATTATTTTAATGATTGATACACAGCAAATTTTTGACGTAGGTTTTCAGTTGAGTTTTCTGGCGGTTTTAGGTATTTATTGGCTCAATCAACCCATTCTAAAATATCTTCCGAGACAGGATAATTTTTTCAAAAAACTGATTTATAATACAATTTCAATCTCTGTTGCGGCGCAATTGGCGACTTTACCTTTGGTCTTGTACTATTTTCATCAATTCTCATTGGTTTCGATTCTCGCCAATTTTATAATCGTTCCGTTTTCTGAACTCATTATTATATTTTCTTTTTTAATGACTGCGCTGCTCGGTTTTAATTTAGATTTTGAAATAATTAATGGGTGTTACGATTATATTATTAAGATTTTGCTGAAAGTAATTCATTGGTTTGCTGAGTTCGATGCCGTTTTCTTTGAAAATATTCCTTTGAATTTAGCTGAGGTTTTTCTGGTGTTTGGAATTATTTACTTCCTGAAATTTATGCTTGATAAACTCAGTTTTAGAAATATTTCAAATGTAATTTTAGCCATTACCCTATTTTTTATCGTGAGAATTTCTTTTAACCTTTTTGAGAATCAGAAAGATGAGTTTTTTGTTCATCATTATAAAAAAGAAAATGTTATTTCCGTGAAAAAAGGAAACAAGGTTGTTTTTTTGGTAAATTCTTCAGATGATAAAGATAAGATTCAACAATATATTATCAATCCTTATGTTTCTTCACGCAGGATAAAAAAAATAGAAATCAAAAAAATTCCGGCTTCGGCTAAAATGGTCAAGTTTGAAGGTAAAATTCATGAATTAAAGTAA
- the lpxB gene encoding lipid-A-disaccharide synthase — MKYYIIAGEASGDLHGSNLMKALKEKDSNAEFRFWGGDLMQKQSGTLVKHYRDLAFMGFLEVAMNLRTILNNIKICKEDIKNNQPDVLILVDYPGFNLRIAKFAKELGIKVVYYISPQLWAWKEGRVEIIKKYVDEMMVILPFEEDFYHKHGVKSHFVGHPLLDAISTLQDISVDDFKTENGLNKKEIIALLPGSRKQEVEKMLEIMLSVRPHFENYQFVIAGAPSLEKEFYQKYVDENVHFVSNKTYDLLRCSKAALVTSGTATLETALLNIPEVVCYRGSKISYAIAKRLVKNIKYISLVNLIMDREVVKELIQSELNTKNLVKELNFIISGEKRDEMLQDFKLLREKLGGKGASENAADIILNLKK; from the coding sequence ATGAAATATTATATCATCGCAGGTGAAGCTTCCGGAGATTTGCACGGCAGCAATTTAATGAAAGCTTTAAAAGAAAAAGACTCCAACGCAGAATTCAGATTTTGGGGCGGAGATTTGATGCAGAAACAAAGTGGTACTTTGGTAAAACATTACCGTGACTTAGCTTTTATGGGCTTTTTGGAAGTTGCAATGAATCTGAGAACGATTTTAAATAATATTAAAATCTGCAAAGAAGATATTAAAAACAACCAACCTGATGTTTTAATCTTGGTTGATTATCCAGGTTTTAATTTGCGAATTGCCAAGTTTGCAAAAGAATTGGGCATAAAAGTAGTCTACTATATTTCTCCTCAACTTTGGGCTTGGAAAGAAGGCCGTGTTGAGATCATCAAAAAATATGTTGATGAAATGATGGTGATTTTACCTTTCGAGGAAGATTTTTATCACAAACATGGTGTAAAATCTCACTTTGTTGGGCATCCTTTATTAGATGCAATTTCTACACTTCAGGATATTTCTGTTGATGATTTTAAAACTGAAAACGGTTTAAATAAAAAAGAAATCATTGCACTTTTGCCGGGTTCCAGAAAACAGGAAGTGGAGAAAATGCTTGAAATCATGCTTTCTGTTCGTCCACATTTTGAGAATTATCAGTTTGTGATTGCGGGTGCACCAAGTCTTGAAAAAGAATTTTATCAAAAATATGTTGATGAAAATGTGCATTTCGTTTCCAATAAAACTTATGATTTGCTGAGGTGTTCAAAAGCAGCTTTGGTGACTTCGGGAACGGCAACTTTAGAAACCGCTCTGTTGAATATTCCGGAAGTGGTTTGTTATCGCGGAAGCAAAATTTCTTACGCTATTGCCAAAAGATTAGTCAAAAACATCAAATATATTTCTTTGGTCAATCTGATTATGGATAGGGAAGTGGTGAAAGAATTAATTCAAAGCGAGCTTAATACTAAAAATCTTGTCAAAGAATTAAATTTCATTATTAGCGGTGAAAAAAGAGATGAAATGCTTCAGGATTTTAAATTACTCAGAGAAAAATTGGGTGGAAAAGGCGCAAGTGAAAATGCAGCTGATATTATTTTGAATCTCAAAAAATAG
- a CDS encoding DUF2480 family protein, whose amino-acid sequence MSEEFEIKNKVAASGLINFDLTDLVPKGARKGIDLKDFLFMEMILKEKDFREKVAAINTEEYKDAFVYVYNSADAIVPLWAYFLITAKLTGVTNKIVFGNLENLEIILMHDAINNHDFSVMEGKRVLVKGCSDKLIPENAYVELVEKIQPIVKSLMFGEACSNVPILKN is encoded by the coding sequence ATGTCAGAAGAATTTGAAATAAAAAATAAAGTAGCAGCGAGTGGATTGATCAACTTTGATCTTACCGATCTTGTTCCCAAAGGTGCAAGAAAAGGAATAGATCTGAAAGATTTTCTTTTCATGGAAATGATTTTAAAAGAGAAAGATTTTCGTGAAAAAGTGGCAGCTATCAATACTGAAGAATACAAAGATGCTTTCGTTTACGTTTACAACTCTGCAGATGCAATTGTTCCGCTTTGGGCCTATTTTTTAATCACCGCTAAATTAACTGGTGTTACTAATAAAATTGTTTTCGGAAATTTAGAAAATTTAGAAATAATCTTAATGCATGATGCGATCAACAACCATGATTTCTCTGTAATGGAAGGAAAAAGAGTATTAGTAAAAGGCTGTTCTGACAAGCTAATTCCAGAAAATGCATACGTAGAATTGGTAGAAAAAATTCAGCCGATTGTAAAATCTCTTATGTTTGGTGAGGCTTGTTCGAATGTTCCTATTTTGAAAAACTAA
- a CDS encoding protein O-mannosyl-transferase family, translated as MNKKFIPFFLFLFFLSIYYLSSFSKVSFGDGMGFLLDVEKGLFTNHVTPLSHFLYLNTAVLFTKYCNVDSIMTMRLMSVVPAALSITLLYILIKEFISENWIAISCSIIFGLSFTFWRSASTIEVYTFNAIWIFFFLIYSVRSLKKPSLKNILLSGIFLGISMWVHIQNIMLIPAYLILLYQLRNSRKNIFISASSFVLIFCSMFLVNYVADIHIKYTFLTGTGTWIEDTFKQGFTDLLKDILKSFLFLLYNFNIFLIFIPWGIREIFKNYRNLFPFIAISFLFTFGFATFYAVSDNYVFFIPSYFIVIILIGLGMKSLSMKYNLKRLQFVTFLIPLFYIGSHRLASSLEATKIFQQEKAYKGGLTYYMLPWLHNNLGCIEFTLENKPIIDNVEQLRKQSLEFVEIRKKYQNRQEIMKL; from the coding sequence ATGAATAAAAAATTTATTCCATTTTTTTTATTCTTGTTCTTCTTAAGCATTTACTACCTTTCAAGTTTCTCGAAAGTTTCTTTTGGGGATGGAATGGGCTTTCTTTTAGATGTTGAAAAAGGATTATTCACAAACCATGTGACCCCATTATCACATTTTCTCTACTTAAATACTGCAGTACTTTTTACAAAATATTGTAATGTAGACAGCATTATGACAATGAGGCTTATGTCTGTCGTTCCTGCCGCTCTAAGTATTACATTACTCTATATTCTTATCAAAGAATTTATTTCTGAAAACTGGATCGCAATAAGTTGCAGTATTATTTTTGGACTAAGCTTTACGTTTTGGCGAAGCGCTTCTACCATTGAAGTTTACACCTTTAATGCCATTTGGATCTTCTTTTTTTTGATATATTCCGTAAGATCTTTAAAAAAACCGTCTCTAAAAAATATACTTCTGTCAGGAATCTTTTTAGGAATAAGCATGTGGGTTCACATCCAAAACATTATGTTGATTCCTGCCTATCTTATACTTCTCTATCAACTTAGAAATTCCAGAAAAAATATTTTTATTTCAGCTTCTTCATTTGTATTGATTTTTTGTTCAATGTTTCTCGTTAATTACGTAGCTGATATTCATATAAAATACACATTTCTTACGGGAACAGGTACTTGGATAGAAGATACTTTTAAGCAAGGCTTTACAGACTTACTAAAAGATATTTTAAAATCTTTTCTTTTTTTACTTTATAACTTCAATATTTTTTTGATTTTTATTCCTTGGGGAATACGTGAAATTTTTAAAAATTACAGAAATTTGTTTCCCTTTATTGCAATTTCTTTTTTATTTACTTTTGGTTTTGCAACATTTTATGCAGTTTCAGACAATTATGTTTTTTTCATACCGAGTTATTTTATTGTTATAATCCTCATTGGTCTTGGAATGAAATCATTGAGCATGAAATATAATTTGAAAAGATTACAATTTGTAACTTTTCTCATTCCGTTATTTTATATCGGATCTCATAGATTAGCTTCCTCATTAGAAGCCACAAAAATATTCCAGCAAGAAAAAGCATATAAAGGTGGACTTACTTATTATATGTTACCTTGGTTGCACAATAATTTGGGATGTATAGAATTTACCCTTGAAAACAAGCCAATTATTGACAATGTAGAACAATTAAGAAAACAATCTTTAGAGTTTGTTGAAATCAGAAAAAAATATCAAAATAGACAAGAGATAATGAAATTATAA
- a CDS encoding DUF937 domain-containing protein — MSLIDLLTGNTGNQVAEQAENKFGISKNQIIALLAVATPLVISYLRNKSQDNKEAEALNNALDKDHDGSILDDTSQLEARQNEGGSILSHVFGSEKGNVENQLSQNTGISIDKIGPILAMLAPVIMGYIGKEKQQNNVGAGGLGDLLGGILGGAQTQAQQQQSNPLNDILGSVLGGGQSQSSGNPLNDILGSVLGGSGQQKQQQGGGLGDILGGLFGGK; from the coding sequence ATGAGTTTAATTGATTTACTTACAGGAAACACAGGAAACCAAGTTGCAGAACAGGCTGAAAACAAATTTGGGATCAGTAAAAACCAAATCATCGCACTTTTGGCGGTGGCAACACCTCTTGTAATTTCTTATCTGAGAAACAAATCTCAGGACAATAAAGAAGCTGAAGCTTTAAATAACGCTTTAGATAAAGATCACGACGGAAGTATTCTTGATGACACTTCACAGTTAGAGGCAAGACAAAACGAAGGTGGATCAATCCTTTCTCACGTTTTCGGAAGCGAAAAAGGGAATGTTGAAAATCAATTGTCACAAAATACAGGAATTTCTATTGATAAAATCGGACCTATTTTGGCAATGCTTGCTCCGGTAATCATGGGTTATATTGGTAAAGAAAAACAACAGAATAATGTTGGAGCAGGAGGTCTTGGTGATCTTTTAGGAGGAATTTTAGGCGGCGCACAAACTCAGGCTCAACAGCAACAGTCTAATCCACTGAACGATATTCTTGGAAGTGTTTTAGGAGGTGGACAATCACAGTCTTCTGGAAATCCTTTGAATGATATTTTAGGAAGCGTTCTTGGTGGAAGCGGACAACAAAAGCAACAACAAGGTGGAGGTTTAGGAGATATTCTAGGCGGACTTTTTGGAGGAAAATAA
- a CDS encoding ankyrin repeat domain-containing protein: protein MKKIITTSLLFGIAIFSNGLFAQELSGEKTRIFQTDKIEDIKKVFKKDELTKCFDIKQVPYNLLSLSARYERVNVINYLFENNVDVNKSCSDTTPLMYAARYGYTDTVKLFLEKGAKKEVKDRNGKTAKDYALENKHPETAALL from the coding sequence ATGAAAAAAATAATTACTACTTCTTTACTATTTGGAATTGCTATTTTTAGTAATGGATTATTTGCACAAGAACTTTCTGGTGAGAAAACAAGAATCTTCCAGACAGACAAAATAGAAGATATAAAAAAGGTTTTCAAGAAAGATGAGCTTACTAAATGTTTCGACATCAAACAAGTTCCATACAATCTCTTGTCTTTAAGTGCAAGATATGAAAGAGTAAATGTGATCAACTATTTGTTTGAAAACAATGTAGACGTTAATAAATCTTGTAGCGATACAACTCCTCTTATGTACGCCGCAAGATATGGCTACACCGATACCGTAAAGTTATTTTTAGAAAAAGGAGCTAAAAAAGAGGTAAAAGATCGTAACGGCAAAACAGCAAAAGATTATGCTTTAGAAAACAAACACCCTGAAACGGCTGCACTTCTTTAG
- the aspS gene encoding aspartate--tRNA ligase: MFRSHTNGELSLKNLNEEVTLSGWVQTIRDKGFMIWIDLRDRYGITQLVFDQDRSTAELMENAKKLGREFVIQVTGRVIERVSKNPNIPTGEIEILVEKLEVLNESQLPPFTIEDETDGGEELRMKYRYLDIRRAPVRDKLIFRHKMAQKVRNYLSDEGFIEVETPVLIKSTPEGARDFVVPSRMNPGQFYALPQSPQTFKQLLMVGGMDKYFQIVKCFRDEDLRADRQPEFTQIDCEMAFVEQEDVMNVFEGMTKTLIKDITGQEFGTFPRMTFADAMQKYGNDKPDIRFGMEFVELNDLVKGKDFKIFDDAELVVGINVEGCADYTRKQIDELVDWVKRPQIGASGMVWAKFQNDGVKTSSVNKFYNEEDLAKIIEKFGAKEGDLMLILSGNEHKVRTQLSALRMELGNRLGLRKGDVFAPLWVVDFPLLEFDEESGRYHAMHHPFTSPKPEDIHLLETDPGKARANAYDMVLNGNEIGGGSIRIFDKDLQSKMFDLLGFSKEEAEAQFGFLMNAFKYGAPPHGGLAFGFDRLVAILDGNEVIRDYIAFPKNNSGRDVMIDAPSSIADEQLDELELQLNLKA; encoded by the coding sequence ATGTTTCGATCGCACACCAACGGAGAATTATCTCTAAAAAATCTTAATGAAGAAGTTACACTTTCAGGATGGGTACAAACCATTCGTGATAAAGGATTTATGATTTGGATAGATCTTCGAGATCGTTACGGAATTACTCAGCTGGTTTTCGACCAAGACCGTTCTACAGCGGAATTGATGGAAAATGCAAAAAAATTGGGCCGTGAATTTGTGATTCAGGTTACAGGACGCGTCATCGAGAGAGTAAGCAAAAACCCAAATATTCCAACAGGAGAAATTGAAATTTTAGTTGAAAAATTAGAAGTTCTTAATGAATCTCAGCTTCCGCCTTTCACGATTGAAGACGAAACAGACGGAGGGGAAGAATTAAGAATGAAATACCGTTACCTGGATATCAGAAGAGCTCCGGTAAGAGATAAACTGATTTTCCGTCACAAAATGGCGCAAAAGGTTAGAAATTATCTTTCAGACGAAGGATTTATCGAGGTTGAAACTCCAGTTTTAATCAAATCTACTCCGGAAGGAGCGAGAGACTTCGTTGTACCGAGCAGAATGAATCCGGGACAGTTTTACGCATTGCCACAATCTCCACAGACTTTCAAACAATTGTTGATGGTTGGTGGAATGGATAAATATTTCCAGATCGTGAAATGTTTCCGTGACGAAGATTTAAGAGCCGACAGACAGCCGGAATTTACACAGATCGACTGCGAAATGGCTTTTGTAGAGCAGGAAGATGTAATGAATGTTTTTGAAGGAATGACGAAAACGTTAATCAAAGACATTACAGGTCAGGAATTCGGAACTTTCCCAAGAATGACGTTTGCTGATGCAATGCAGAAATACGGAAACGACAAACCGGATATTCGTTTCGGAATGGAGTTCGTAGAATTAAACGATTTAGTAAAAGGAAAAGATTTCAAAATATTTGATGACGCAGAATTGGTTGTCGGAATCAATGTAGAAGGATGTGCAGATTATACAAGAAAGCAAATCGATGAGCTTGTTGATTGGGTGAAAAGACCACAAATCGGAGCTTCAGGAATGGTTTGGGCTAAATTCCAGAATGACGGAGTGAAAACGTCTTCTGTAAATAAATTTTACAATGAGGAAGATTTAGCAAAAATCATCGAGAAATTTGGCGCAAAAGAAGGCGATTTAATGTTAATCCTTTCTGGAAACGAGCACAAAGTAAGAACTCAGCTTTCTGCGTTAAGAATGGAGCTTGGAAATCGTTTAGGATTAAGAAAAGGAGATGTTTTCGCACCACTTTGGGTAGTTGACTTCCCGTTATTGGAATTTGACGAAGAAAGCGGACGTTACCACGCAATGCACCACCCTTTTACTTCTCCAAAACCTGAAGATATTCATTTATTGGAAACTGACCCAGGAAAAGCAAGAGCAAACGCATACGATATGGTTTTGAACGGAAACGAGATCGGTGGAGGTTCTATCAGAATTTTTGATAAAGATCTTCAATCTAAAATGTTTGATCTTTTAGGATTCTCAAAAGAAGAAGCAGAGGCTCAGTTTGGATTCTTGATGAATGCGTTCAAATACGGAGCTCCGCCTCACGGTGGTTTAGCTTTCGGGTTTGACCGTTTGGTAGCTATTTTGGATGGAAACGAAGTGATCAGAGATTACATTGCATTCCCTAAAAATAATTCTGGACGAGATGTGATGATTGATGCGCCTTCTTCGATTGCTGATGAACAGCTTGATGAATTGGAATTACAATTGAATTTAAAAGCATAA
- the ku gene encoding non-homologous end joining protein Ku produces the protein MKAIWNGAIGFGLVNIPVKIYSATETSKLDLDMLDKSDFSNIKFKRVNEKTGKEVKWANIVKGYLMDDKYVVLEDEDYEAASPEKTKILSIEHFVKEVEVDSVYFETPYFLEPQKNGENAYRLLIKALQQTKMVGIGTFVLRDSEAIGMIRPYNDEVLVLNRLRFDQEIRDYKQLKIPAKKAPKPAELKMAKNLIEQLSEPFDPTFYKNTYSAELLKIIKKKAKGKTVKLKKSEPAKQGKVIDLMAQLKASLQSPKSKNAS, from the coding sequence ATGAAAGCAATTTGGAACGGTGCCATTGGTTTTGGCTTAGTCAATATTCCTGTGAAGATATATTCTGCGACAGAAACCAGCAAACTCGATCTTGATATGCTGGATAAATCTGACTTTTCTAATATTAAATTCAAAAGAGTTAACGAAAAAACAGGCAAAGAAGTAAAGTGGGCAAACATTGTAAAAGGTTATCTGATGGACGACAAATATGTTGTTCTGGAAGATGAAGATTACGAGGCCGCAAGTCCTGAAAAAACGAAAATTCTTTCTATTGAACATTTCGTAAAAGAAGTCGAAGTAGATTCTGTTTATTTTGAAACTCCCTACTTTCTTGAGCCACAAAAAAACGGCGAAAACGCTTACAGACTTTTAATAAAAGCTTTACAGCAAACTAAAATGGTCGGCATCGGAACTTTTGTTCTTCGCGACAGCGAAGCGATCGGCATGATTCGCCCTTACAATGATGAGGTTTTGGTTTTAAACCGATTAAGATTTGATCAAGAAATCAGAGATTACAAACAGCTTAAAATTCCTGCCAAAAAAGCTCCCAAACCTGCCGAACTGAAGATGGCAAAAAATCTTATCGAGCAGCTTTCAGAACCTTTTGATCCAACATTTTACAAAAATACTTATTCCGCTGAACTGCTTAAAATCATCAAGAAAAAAGCGAAAGGTAAAACCGTAAAACTAAAAAAATCAGAACCTGCAAAACAAGGCAAAGTAATTGATTTAATGGCACAGCTAAAAGCTAGTTTACAAAGTCCAAAATCTAAAAACGCTTCGTGA
- a CDS encoding DNA polymerase ligase N-terminal domain-containing protein gives MALKDYNNKRKFDETTEPKGKTKKSKDQLIFVIQRHAASRLHYDFRLEMEGVLKSWAVPKGPSLNPEDRRLAMMVEDHPYDYKDFEGNIPEGNYGAGQVEIWDSGTYEPLDETSKLSDEKELLKELKAGSLKFILHGKKLKGEFALVKMKNAENNAWLLIKHKDKFAEEKYDAEENIAKNSQVTKFLEEKKSLKSNKKKS, from the coding sequence ATGGCACTTAAAGATTATAACAATAAGAGAAAGTTCGATGAAACTACCGAACCCAAAGGAAAAACAAAAAAAAGCAAAGACCAACTTATTTTTGTAATTCAGAGACATGCTGCATCAAGACTTCACTATGATTTTCGTTTAGAAATGGAAGGCGTTCTGAAAAGCTGGGCTGTTCCGAAAGGGCCATCTTTAAATCCCGAAGACAGACGTTTGGCGATGATGGTTGAAGATCATCCGTACGATTATAAAGATTTTGAAGGAAATATTCCTGAAGGAAATTACGGAGCCGGACAAGTCGAAATCTGGGACAGCGGAACGTATGAACCTTTAGACGAAACCAGTAAACTTTCTGATGAAAAAGAACTGTTGAAAGAATTGAAAGCAGGTTCTTTAAAATTTATTCTTCACGGCAAAAAACTAAAAGGAGAATTTGCTTTGGTTAAAATGAAAAATGCCGAAAATAACGCTTGGCTTTTGATTAAACATAAAGATAAATTTGCTGAAGAAAAATATGATGCTGAAGAAAATATTGCCAAAAATTCTCAGGTGACAAAATTTTTAGAGGAAAAAAAAAGCCTAAAAAGCAACAAAAAGAAGTCATAA